Proteins found in one Candidatus Methylomirabilota bacterium genomic segment:
- a CDS encoding HEPN domain-containing protein: FAAHQAAEKAVKALHLHLGQEAWGHVVAKLIRELPAAAGVPVGLVEQGQVLDTFHIPSRCPNSHPEGAPFEHYGPLHSEEALRFAGAVIDFVRTRLA, translated from the coding sequence TTTCGCCGCTCATCAGGCCGCGGAGAAAGCCGTGAAGGCCCTCCACCTTCACCTCGGGCAGGAGGCCTGGGGCCACGTCGTGGCAAAGCTGATCCGCGAGCTTCCGGCCGCAGCGGGTGTTCCCGTCGGCCTGGTCGAGCAGGGGCAGGTGCTCGACACGTTCCATATCCCGTCGCGATGCCCGAACAGCCACCCGGAAGGTGCGCCGTTCGAGCACTACGGCCCGCTCCATAGCGAGGAGGCACTGCGCTTTGCCGGTGCGGTCATTGACTTCGTCCGTACTCGTCTGGCCTGA
- a CDS encoding nucleotidyltransferase domain-containing protein — MRSLTSSVLVWPDRGAVEAALRRWAAEAARRRPELLRVGYFGSYARGDWGVGSDLDIVLVVARDELAFTRRGAAWDLTLLPVSADVLVYTHEEWRGLDPASRFARTLAREVVWVWVREP; from the coding sequence GTGCGGTCATTGACTTCGTCCGTACTCGTCTGGCCTGATCGGGGCGCGGTCGAGGCGGCTCTGCGTCGTTGGGCCGCCGAGGCGGCGCGGCGCCGCCCTGAATTGCTTCGTGTCGGCTACTTCGGGTCCTACGCCCGCGGCGACTGGGGCGTGGGGAGCGATCTGGATATCGTCCTGGTGGTTGCGAGAGACGAACTGGCCTTCACGCGCCGCGGCGCCGCCTGGGATCTCACCTTGCTGCCCGTGTCCGCCGACGTGCTCGTCTACACCCACGAGGAATGGCGTGGCCTCGATCCGGCAAGTCGGTTCGCGCGCACGCTCGCGCGCGAGGTCGTCTGGGTGTGGGTCAGGGAGCCTTGA